A window of the Dongshaea marina genome harbors these coding sequences:
- a CDS encoding isochorismate synthase, which produces MLPITQLKLRLDALLQSNETGYFRLDSEIEGLNLPGWLKAQSVYPKTYWQSRESIQQAEYATLGAIDELNSPQQLISRLRAFRDQNIRPRYIGGHAFDPDDDSWQEAGSCRFILPALEICRQGNHYRLSVNCLLTGDNRKSQLQIIESILQSLVKELPLAPVSSRYTRLDTPDQQQWRHQIQTFLKSDLNKVVLSRKSQLKLEQPINGWDLFDKLCRHSEHSFHYAFEFTPDKMLLSCSPERLYLRHGDKLKTEALAGSIGRSGSPQKDQMLAQQLLDDPKNIRENQYVADDIEQQLAAIADSIKIAPVEILPLRLIQHLRRPIQASLKPEADDAKLLAKLHPTPAVSGTPRRQAREFIRRHEPYRRGWYAGVCGFSDGEVAEFAVNIRCATLSGSELNLYAGAGIVEGSDPDQEWQELNHKIANLLLMLEPEHDS; this is translated from the coding sequence ATGCTGCCAATAACACAACTCAAGCTGCGCCTGGATGCACTGCTTCAAAGCAACGAAACCGGTTATTTCCGGCTTGATAGTGAAATAGAGGGGCTCAACCTGCCTGGCTGGCTCAAGGCACAATCCGTTTACCCAAAAACCTACTGGCAGAGCCGCGAAAGTATCCAGCAGGCTGAATATGCAACCTTGGGTGCCATCGATGAGCTTAACAGCCCACAGCAGCTGATTTCCCGACTCAGAGCCTTCAGGGATCAGAACATCAGACCCCGCTACATAGGTGGTCATGCCTTTGATCCCGATGATGATAGCTGGCAAGAGGCTGGCAGCTGCCGCTTTATCCTGCCAGCCCTTGAGATCTGCCGTCAGGGAAACCATTACCGGCTGTCGGTGAACTGCCTGCTGACCGGGGACAATCGAAAATCTCAGCTACAGATAATTGAGAGCATTCTGCAATCCCTGGTCAAGGAGCTTCCCCTGGCACCGGTATCCAGCCGCTATACCCGCCTGGATACCCCCGACCAACAACAGTGGCGCCATCAGATCCAAACATTTCTGAAATCAGATCTGAATAAGGTCGTCCTCTCCAGAAAGAGCCAATTAAAACTTGAGCAGCCCATTAATGGCTGGGATCTGTTTGATAAGTTGTGCCGCCACAGTGAGCACAGTTTCCACTACGCCTTTGAGTTTACCCCGGACAAGATGTTGCTCAGCTGCTCGCCCGAACGCCTTTATCTGCGTCACGGAGACAAACTCAAGACCGAGGCGCTGGCGGGCTCCATCGGGCGAAGCGGCTCCCCACAAAAAGATCAAATGCTCGCCCAGCAATTGCTCGATGATCCTAAAAACATTCGGGAAAACCAATATGTCGCCGATGACATAGAGCAGCAGCTCGCCGCTATTGCCGATTCGATCAAGATAGCACCGGTAGAGATCCTACCCCTTCGCCTTATTCAACATCTGCGCCGACCGATTCAGGCCAGCCTCAAACCCGAGGCCGATGATGCAAAGCTACTCGCCAAACTTCATCCTACTCCCGCGGTGAGTGGCACACCCCGCAGGCAGGCCCGGGAGTTTATCCGAAGGCATGAGCCATACCGGCGCGGCTGGTATGCGGGCGTTTGCGGCTTCAGTGATGGTGAAGTCGCCGAGTTTGCGGTCAACATCCGCTGTGCCACCCTGAGCGGTTCAGAGTTAAATCTCTACGCCGGAGCCGGAATCGTTGAAGGCTCGGACCCGGATCAGGAGTGGCAGGAGTTAAACCACAAGATTGCTAACCTTTTGCTGATGCTGGAGCCGGAACATGATTCATAA
- the menA gene encoding 1,4-dihydroxy-2-naphthoate octaprenyltransferase, whose amino-acid sequence MDSKISVWLLALRPQTLLVSLSSILVGGSLAVISQQFEWAVFVLAMVTAMLLQILSNFANDYGDAVSGADNEKRQGPTRVVSSGLLNNRQMLRGIVLTIILVIASGLWLLYTAFAGHLQDFLWFMLFGGLAVIASITYTMGKSPYGYLGLGDLSVFIFFGLLGVLGSQYLFTYALPADFWLPAISCGCLATAVLNINNIRDIRTDAESGKVTLAVRLGRENACRYHYGLIVLAAVCSGFFLFKHQPSLSALLLLIPVIMLLRAARVVQYCHDGMSLNRQLKRTAQAGFLFNLLFVIALLVG is encoded by the coding sequence ATGGACTCAAAAATATCTGTTTGGCTGTTGGCCCTGCGGCCTCAGACCCTGCTGGTATCCCTCTCCTCGATCTTGGTGGGAGGTTCGCTGGCGGTCATTAGCCAGCAGTTTGAATGGGCTGTTTTTGTACTTGCCATGGTGACGGCCATGCTTTTGCAGATCCTATCTAATTTTGCCAATGATTACGGGGACGCGGTCTCAGGTGCAGACAATGAGAAGCGCCAGGGACCCACCCGGGTTGTTTCCTCTGGTTTGCTGAATAACCGGCAGATGCTAAGAGGTATTGTGCTGACCATCATACTGGTGATTGCCAGTGGGCTGTGGCTGCTATATACCGCGTTTGCCGGGCATCTTCAGGACTTCCTGTGGTTTATGCTGTTTGGTGGATTGGCGGTGATCGCCTCGATTACCTATACCATGGGCAAATCTCCCTACGGCTATCTTGGGTTGGGGGATCTGTCGGTCTTTATCTTTTTTGGGCTGCTGGGGGTGCTGGGTTCTCAGTATCTCTTTACCTATGCCCTTCCCGCAGATTTCTGGCTGCCGGCGATTAGTTGTGGCTGTCTGGCGACCGCAGTGCTCAACATCAACAATATCCGGGATATCCGAACCGACGCAGAGAGCGGAAAGGTGACTCTGGCGGTGCGCCTCGGACGAGAAAATGCCTGCAGGTATCACTATGGCCTGATCGTGCTGGCTGCAGTTTGCTCAGGTTTTTTCCTGTTCAAACACCAGCCCAGTCTGTCCGCCCTGCTGCTGCTGATCCCTGTGATCATGCTGCTGCGGGCGGCGCGGGTGGTTCAGTACTGCCATGATGGGATGAGCTTAAACCGGCAACTCAAACGGACCGCGCAGGCGGGTTTTCTGTTTAATCTGCTGTTTGTGATCGCCCTGCTGGTGGGCTAG
- the fabR gene encoding HTH-type transcriptional repressor FabR: protein MGIRAQQKLKTRRALIDAAFGQLSAERSFSSLSLREVAREAGITPSSFYRHFQDMEELGLTMVDEAGLTLRQLMRQARQRIENGGSVINTSVQTFMEFVDTNPNIFRLLLRERSGTSQAFRQAVSREIRHFTTELADFIQTNQGLRRQYAEAQADAMATIVFNAGGEALDLTKDQCHELQGHTILQLRMIALGAEATTGNHPQKRASPPAGRSQTAD from the coding sequence GTGGGGATCCGAGCCCAGCAAAAGCTGAAAACAAGGCGAGCCCTTATCGATGCCGCATTTGGCCAACTCAGCGCTGAACGTTCATTTTCCAGCCTTAGTCTGCGTGAAGTCGCCAGAGAAGCAGGGATCACTCCCTCCTCATTTTATCGCCACTTCCAGGACATGGAGGAGCTGGGGCTGACCATGGTTGATGAGGCGGGATTAACCCTGCGCCAGCTAATGCGCCAGGCCCGCCAACGTATCGAGAATGGCGGTAGTGTGATCAACACCTCGGTACAGACCTTCATGGAGTTCGTCGACACTAACCCCAACATCTTTCGCCTGCTACTGCGGGAGCGCTCTGGCACCTCTCAGGCATTTCGCCAGGCGGTCTCCCGGGAGATCCGCCACTTCACCACTGAGCTGGCCGATTTTATCCAAACCAACCAGGGACTACGCCGCCAGTATGCCGAAGCCCAGGCCGATGCGATGGCCACCATAGTCTTCAATGCCGGAGGAGAAGCTCTGGATTTGACCAAAGATCAATGTCACGAGCTTCAGGGACACACGATACTGCAACTGAGAATGATCGCCCTGGGGGCAGAAGCTACCACAGGCAACCACCCCCAAAAGAGAGCTAGCCCACCAGCAGGGCGATCACAAACAGCAGATTAA
- a CDS encoding HAMP domain-containing protein, which produces MKSIRVRMMIQVVVAMTVLLIAFGYYDYTSTKDQLVKDLNQQIAAVEERLKISLPGPIWDYAPEFIIKNIQSEMSTPAVAGIKVVSNDKEILGLVARRGNELILNKDEPSSSSFTKQVDVKLFYDDDGEQQQVGQVFIFENENVIKPALQRTMAQAIIQGIVMDIIVALAIFFILSGNVMRPLSQVTAAINDIAQGEGDLTKRLDDSKGDEISQLAAGFNQFVEQLQDMVRNISERSNLLQESSQQTSQIVDNTNQGWPSNRLRSIWWRQRPLRCLNR; this is translated from the coding sequence ATGAAAAGCATCCGAGTTCGCATGATGATACAGGTTGTCGTGGCGATGACCGTGCTCCTGATAGCCTTTGGCTATTATGACTACACCTCAACTAAGGATCAGCTGGTCAAGGATCTGAACCAGCAGATTGCCGCTGTGGAGGAGCGACTGAAAATCAGCCTGCCTGGTCCAATCTGGGACTATGCTCCCGAATTTATCATAAAAAATATTCAATCCGAGATGAGTACCCCTGCCGTGGCAGGTATCAAGGTCGTGAGTAACGATAAAGAGATCCTTGGGTTGGTGGCTCGTCGGGGAAATGAGCTGATCCTCAATAAGGATGAGCCCTCCAGCTCCTCATTTACCAAACAGGTGGATGTGAAGCTTTTCTACGATGATGACGGTGAGCAGCAGCAGGTGGGGCAGGTCTTTATCTTTGAGAATGAAAATGTGATTAAGCCCGCCCTGCAACGGACTATGGCACAGGCGATTATCCAGGGGATTGTCATGGATATCATAGTGGCTCTGGCTATTTTCTTTATTCTCTCGGGTAATGTGATGAGGCCCCTCAGTCAGGTCACGGCTGCAATCAATGATATTGCCCAGGGTGAAGGGGATCTGACCAAACGCTTAGATGATAGCAAGGGCGATGAGATCAGCCAGCTTGCTGCCGGGTTCAACCAGTTTGTGGAGCAGCTGCAGGATATGGTGCGCAATATTTCAGAACGCTCCAACCTGCTCCAGGAGAGCTCTCAGCAGACCAGCCAGATTGTTGATAACACCAACCAGGGGTGGCCGAGCAACAGGTTAAGATCGATATGGTGGCGACAGCGACCTCTGAGATGTCTCAATCGATAG
- a CDS encoding methyl-accepting chemotaxis protein — translation MSQSIASVADNAGLASQAAQDATDKATNGGELVNHSIAAIESLANEIGLVTQATEQLNVESNNIGTVLDVIKNISDQTNLLALNAAIEAARAGEAGRGFAVVAEEVRNLALKTTQSTEEINNSISTLRSATDLVRSGIQKLEDHASQGSQKVGLAGGALEEILAGIDQINQMNAHIAEASGEQSQVIGEINENIVNISTVAEQTVRNAEETLQKSSGVEELSVELQQMMSKFRY, via the coding sequence ATGTCTCAATCGATAGCCAGTGTGGCTGACAATGCAGGCCTTGCGTCTCAGGCAGCCCAGGATGCCACAGATAAAGCGACCAATGGTGGTGAGTTGGTTAATCACAGTATCGCAGCGATTGAATCTCTGGCGAATGAGATTGGGCTGGTGACTCAGGCCACCGAGCAGCTCAATGTTGAGAGTAACAATATCGGCACCGTGCTGGATGTGATCAAGAATATTTCGGATCAGACTAACTTGCTGGCACTCAATGCGGCGATCGAGGCGGCTCGTGCCGGCGAGGCAGGGCGCGGATTTGCGGTGGTTGCAGAAGAGGTGCGGAATCTTGCTCTGAAAACAACCCAGTCGACCGAAGAGATTAATAACAGTATCAGTACCCTGCGTTCAGCCACCGATCTGGTGCGCAGCGGGATCCAGAAGCTTGAGGATCACGCGAGTCAGGGTTCCCAGAAGGTTGGATTGGCTGGTGGGGCTCTGGAAGAGATCCTCGCAGGAATCGATCAGATCAACCAGATGAATGCGCATATTGCTGAAGCTTCCGGTGAGCAAAGCCAGGTGATCGGCGAGATTAATGAAAATATTGTGAATATCTCGACAGTGGCTGAGCAGACGGTAAGGAATGCTGAAGAGACATTGCAGAAGAGCTCTGGGGTTGAGGAGCTTTCTGTTGAGCTGCAGCAGATGATGTCGAAATTCCGTTATTAG
- a CDS encoding substrate-binding periplasmic protein, with protein MKYLTLLCCFLMMVSAQLSAKAVTLTADEWPPFSGKKLQNMGLANEIVVTALKKGGMESKVKILPWTRAMESVKQGKMDAISTVWYTDERAKTFIYSDPYLSNRVVFVKKAGNPFEYDGVDSLSGKNVGIIRDYGYGDAFYAASNFKRTPSNSLESNLKKVAAGRVDLTLDDEIVVKYTISTELPDLKSKLGFTKNSYSEQPLHIVVTKSNPNGQAIIDAFNKGLKMMKEDGSFDAIMKTHGQ; from the coding sequence ATGAAGTATTTAACTCTGCTGTGCTGCTTTTTGATGATGGTATCAGCTCAGCTATCGGCCAAGGCTGTGACCCTGACCGCTGATGAGTGGCCCCCATTTTCAGGCAAAAAGTTGCAGAATATGGGGTTGGCTAATGAGATCGTGGTAACGGCTCTGAAGAAGGGGGGCATGGAGAGCAAGGTAAAAATTCTACCTTGGACCCGGGCGATGGAGAGTGTCAAACAGGGCAAGATGGATGCGATCTCAACCGTGTGGTACACAGATGAGCGCGCTAAGACCTTCATCTACAGTGACCCTTATCTCTCTAACCGGGTTGTGTTTGTCAAAAAGGCCGGAAATCCATTTGAGTATGATGGTGTGGATAGTCTGAGCGGTAAGAACGTTGGAATCATCCGGGACTATGGCTATGGGGATGCTTTCTATGCCGCGTCAAACTTTAAGCGTACACCATCCAATAGCCTTGAGAGTAACCTGAAGAAGGTTGCGGCTGGCCGGGTGGATCTGACCCTGGATGATGAGATAGTGGTGAAATATACCATCAGCACCGAGCTTCCGGATCTCAAGTCAAAGCTGGGATTTACCAAAAATAGTTATAGTGAGCAGCCACTCCATATCGTAGTGACTAAGTCGAATCCCAATGGACAAGCGATCATTGATGCCTTCAATAAGGGGCTGAAAATGATGAAAGAGGATGGCAGCTTTGATGCGATCATGAAGACTCACGGTCAGTAA
- a CDS encoding DMT family transporter has translation MKSSLILLLAALIWGLAYVAQRAGMDYIGPYTFNALRFLLGTLSLLPVLWLSRNWRSEQIRGNGMLLLSGGLLMGFLMFLACSLQQVGLVTTSAGKTGFITGIYIVMVPLFGLLLRHKTGWNTWLGILLAVVGLYLLSVTESFTIHTGDLLILGCAVIWAIHLLTIDHFSTKVPVIKLAFLQFAFCTLLSSVVALFAEPWQPHAVAAAWIPLLYAGVMSVGVGFTLQIFGQQGAHPAHAAIILSLEALFAAIGGWVLLSETMSTRSMLGCGLMLLGMLASQLPLAGKKERAQQAVQAT, from the coding sequence CTGAAGTCGTCGCTTATCTTGTTATTGGCAGCTCTGATCTGGGGACTTGCTTACGTAGCCCAGCGAGCAGGGATGGACTATATCGGTCCCTATACATTCAATGCATTGCGATTTTTATTGGGGACCCTTTCACTGCTTCCTGTCCTGTGGCTGAGCCGAAACTGGCGCTCAGAGCAGATCCGGGGCAATGGTATGCTGCTCTTGAGTGGTGGTCTTCTGATGGGCTTTTTGATGTTTCTGGCCTGCTCACTGCAGCAGGTCGGCCTGGTCACCACCAGTGCCGGAAAAACCGGCTTTATCACCGGGATCTATATCGTGATGGTGCCTTTGTTTGGTTTGCTACTGCGGCATAAGACCGGCTGGAATACCTGGCTGGGGATCCTGCTGGCCGTTGTTGGTCTCTACCTGCTATCTGTGACTGAGAGTTTTACCATTCATACCGGCGACCTGCTGATCCTGGGTTGCGCGGTGATCTGGGCGATTCACCTGCTGACGATCGATCATTTTTCAACAAAGGTGCCAGTGATTAAATTGGCGTTTTTACAATTTGCCTTCTGCACCCTGCTGAGTTCAGTTGTGGCGCTATTCGCCGAGCCCTGGCAACCCCATGCGGTCGCTGCTGCCTGGATACCGCTGCTCTATGCCGGAGTGATGTCGGTTGGGGTGGGCTTTACCCTACAGATCTTCGGTCAGCAAGGGGCTCACCCGGCTCATGCGGCGATCATCCTGAGCCTGGAGGCGTTGTTTGCTGCCATCGGTGGCTGGGTGCTGCTGAGTGAAACCATGAGCACGCGTAGCATGCTAGGGTGTGGCCTGATGTTGCTTGGGATGCTGGCCTCTCAGTTGCCACTGGCTGGCAAAAAGGAGCGGGCGCAACAGGCAGTGCAAGCGACATAG
- a CDS encoding GNAT family N-acetyltransferase, producing the protein MCIEIKTARLSLRLLSEQDLDDIASLGADPEVRAFFPAGTVTREQTSVRLTELMDIYARYKIPGFVMHCRHSGDLIGRCGFGLTEKQEVEVGYLLHKSYWGQGYASEATSALLQWAKQHLDTPEIIGFAPVDHLASQRVLQKCGMSYYKNDIAHGVECRFFRISNACS; encoded by the coding sequence ATGTGTATCGAGATTAAAACTGCCAGGCTGAGTTTAAGATTGCTGAGTGAGCAGGATCTTGATGACATAGCATCCCTCGGGGCAGATCCCGAGGTCCGGGCATTTTTCCCTGCTGGCACTGTGACCCGTGAACAAACCAGCGTCCGGCTCACTGAGCTGATGGATATCTATGCGAGATATAAGATTCCGGGCTTTGTGATGCATTGTCGCCATAGCGGTGATTTGATCGGGCGTTGTGGATTTGGTTTGACCGAGAAGCAAGAGGTCGAGGTCGGTTATCTTCTACACAAGTCCTACTGGGGGCAGGGATATGCGAGTGAGGCAACAAGCGCGTTGCTTCAATGGGCGAAACAGCACCTGGATACGCCCGAGATTATAGGGTTTGCTCCGGTCGACCACCTTGCTTCACAACGGGTACTGCAAAAATGCGGCATGAGCTACTACAAAAATGACATTGCCCATGGAGTTGAGTGCCGATTCTTTCGAATCAGCAATGCCTGCAGCTAA
- a CDS encoding transposase: MAKLLLKYRQKLIIPDSLKGLFGSDEQLERYLNRQLPPSTYWHTYIAHKTKGSRRTAGYLGRYVRRPPVAASRLRHYNGDGNHIFNYLDHRSGQRVREVVTPYEMVCQMLRHIYERHFRTIRYYGFLSNRIRGQKHPLVYSTLDDHPQIPFHVTHASLAKAYLGSEPYHCSCCGTRLRFKALYPGFTVKKLMDNWEAFALERQVVA, from the coding sequence ATCGCAAAGCTGCTGCTCAAATATCGTCAGAAGTTAATCATCCCAGACTCTCTGAAAGGGCTGTTTGGCAGTGATGAGCAACTGGAGCGTTATCTGAATCGGCAACTTCCTCCATCCACCTACTGGCATACCTATATCGCCCATAAAACTAAAGGCAGCCGCCGTACGGCGGGTTACCTGGGCCGTTATGTGCGGCGGCCGCCCGTCGCTGCTTCTCGACTGCGTCACTACAACGGTGATGGCAATCACATCTTCAACTACCTGGATCATCGAAGTGGTCAGCGGGTCCGGGAGGTAGTCACACCCTATGAGATGGTGTGTCAGATGCTACGCCATATCTATGAGCGCCACTTCCGCACCATCAGGTACTATGGGTTTTTGAGTAACCGTATCAGAGGCCAGAAGCACCCCCTAGTCTACAGCACTCTAGATGACCATCCTCAGATCCCCTTCCATGTTACCCATGCCTCCCTGGCCAAAGCCTACCTCGGATCTGAGCCCTACCATTGCAGTTGCTGTGGGACCCGGCTCCGCTTTAAGGCGCTCTATCCCGGGTTTACGGTGAAGAAACTGATGGATAACTGGGAGGCCTTTGCTCTGGAGCGACAGGTTGTTGCCTAA
- a CDS encoding transposase zinc-binding domain-containing protein gives MAYPNGCAVNDRIIGFSCNGKFCPRCGVKRTNQWMETQYAILPDCDYQHAMFTLPAEICQLFLPNENRWLLNCLSRCAAEVLLSLAKKRGLTVGIFTAIHTFDRSLN, from the coding sequence ATGGCCTATCCTAACGGTTGTGCGGTCAATGACCGAATTATCGGCTTCTCCTGCAATGGGAAGTTCTGCCCGCGCTGCGGCGTCAAACGCACCAATCAGTGGATGGAAACCCAGTATGCGATCCTCCCCGACTGTGATTATCAACATGCGATGTTTACCCTCCCAGCTGAGATCTGTCAGCTGTTCCTCCCCAATGAGAATCGCTGGCTGCTCAACTGCCTCAGTCGCTGCGCCGCGGAGGTGTTACTGAGTCTGGCGAAGAAAAGAGGCCTGACGGTTGGGATCTTCACCGCCATCCACACCTTCGACCGCAGCCTCAACTGA